The Bordetella sp. FB-8 genome includes a window with the following:
- a CDS encoding NERD domain-containing protein has protein sequence MSGRWKTISPSQFPWEQDALDFVRRALPNREPFRAYSNFEFVADDGSINEVDLLIVSRYGIFLVEIKSRPGEVSGDSRTWIWRDGAREYFDDNPLLLTNRKAKKLASLLRKQLTVQKRRTPYIQSLVFLSDPAQRCKLAGPARENVHLRADIANKLFDETAPVASAQPIDRDLATSLNRALETIGIRPPQQSRRVGDYQLEQVLAETDFHQDWECVQNFV, from the coding sequence ATGAGTGGGCGCTGGAAGACGATTTCGCCATCCCAATTTCCGTGGGAGCAGGACGCTCTCGACTTTGTGCGGCGCGCGCTGCCAAACCGCGAGCCTTTTCGCGCCTACAGCAACTTCGAGTTTGTTGCCGATGACGGGAGCATTAATGAAGTCGATTTGCTGATCGTTTCCCGTTACGGCATCTTCCTCGTTGAAATCAAGAGCCGCCCCGGGGAGGTCAGTGGCGACTCCCGCACCTGGATCTGGCGAGACGGAGCGCGCGAATACTTTGACGACAACCCCTTGCTGCTCACGAACCGCAAGGCAAAAAAGCTCGCATCGCTGCTGCGAAAGCAGTTGACTGTTCAGAAACGTCGCACGCCCTACATCCAGTCCCTGGTCTTCCTGTCCGACCCGGCGCAACGGTGCAAGCTCGCAGGTCCTGCCCGGGAAAATGTCCATCTGCGGGCCGACATAGCAAACAAGCTGTTTGACGAAACAGCCCCGGTTGCCAGCGCGCAGCCAATTGACCGTGATCTGGCGACGTCGCTGAACCGGGCTCTGGAGACCATCGGCATCCGACCGCCGCAGCAGAGCCGGCGCGTTGGCGATTACCAGCTCGAGCAAGTCCTCGCTGAGACAGACTTTCACCAGGACTGGGAGTGTGTGCAGAATTTTGTGTAA
- a CDS encoding YafY family protein — translation MPKDQLAELTQPQRDRLAFIELRVRFVGEIRRQDLVARFGIQSAAATRDLALYKELSPGNIDYDPKGKAYVLGPDFRPIFDFPAERALSWLTQGFGDGEPMRLKAWVASESPSRLTHPDLDVLARVTRAIHQGCPLGIEYHSISSGRSDREIVPFALIDNGLRWHVRAFDRKSQEFRDFVITRIKQPMVLKGMPVASHEVNDQDIQWTRILELDLVPHPDQPHPEISEMDYGMERGMLKMKLRAAMAGYILRKWSVDCSPTHKLNSPEHRLWLRNHLALYGVRSAVLAPGYESPEPVEPEQDCD, via the coding sequence ATGCCCAAAGACCAACTTGCAGAACTAACCCAGCCTCAGCGCGACCGGCTCGCGTTCATTGAGCTGCGTGTGCGCTTCGTGGGGGAGATCCGTCGGCAGGACCTGGTTGCGCGGTTTGGCATCCAGTCCGCAGCGGCAACCCGGGATTTGGCGCTCTACAAGGAATTATCTCCGGGCAACATCGACTACGACCCAAAAGGCAAGGCCTACGTCCTGGGGCCCGACTTCCGCCCAATCTTCGACTTTCCTGCGGAGCGGGCGCTGTCTTGGCTGACGCAGGGCTTTGGAGACGGCGAGCCGATGCGGCTCAAGGCATGGGTGGCCAGCGAAAGCCCGTCACGGCTTACGCATCCGGATCTGGATGTGCTGGCAAGGGTGACCCGGGCGATCCATCAGGGGTGTCCGCTTGGCATCGAGTACCACTCAATCTCTAGCGGGCGGTCGGATCGCGAGATCGTTCCTTTCGCCCTGATCGACAACGGCCTGCGCTGGCATGTCCGTGCCTTCGATCGCAAGTCTCAAGAGTTCAGAGATTTCGTCATCACCCGCATCAAGCAGCCAATGGTGCTCAAGGGGATGCCGGTGGCTTCTCACGAAGTCAATGACCAGGACATCCAGTGGACCCGAATTCTGGAGCTGGATCTGGTTCCACACCCTGACCAGCCGCACCCTGAAATCTCCGAGATGGACTACGGTATGGAGCGGGGCATGTTGAAGATGAAGCTGCGCGCTGCCATGGCCGGTTACATCTTGCGTAAATGGAGCGTGGACTGCTCACCGACCCATAAATTGAACAGCCCTGAGCACAGGCTCTGGCTCAGAAATCACCTGGCGCTGTATGGCGTCCGAAGCGCTGTACTGGCACCCGGCTACGAAAGCCCAGAGCCCGTTGAGCCAGAACAGGACTGCGACTGA
- a CDS encoding DUF3375 family protein: MPALWSMGVKADKAIATYRRMRAQPPWRLLASTTGPTVIGLLQSHLYEGERSLPASIFHERIARDLEELRAQGEDFPQTAQAYVASWLADGFLERRFPAGASEEEYELSTAAVEAIRFVSGLAQPHSAATESRLTLVIEALARLAEDTDTDKFRRIDRLMAEQARIDKEIDAIQKGQMRVLPHTMALERTREIIMLADDLAGDFRRVRDQFDQLNRDLRERIMDNDGNRGDVLDSLFAGIDLISESDAGRTFSAFWRLLTDPEQAATLDQALDNVMSREFVGQLEAKERRFLLRLTRTLLEQGGMVHEVLQTFARSLKHFVQSREYLEQRRLNHLLKDAQRAALALKNEVRATETLQYTLELTSSRLRSLSQWVLHDPSLQALPGQMAEGDAPPIDLESVSELVAQSEIDFRTLKANVLAVLDQRSQASIADVLEQFPAAQGLGSVVGLLALGSRHGFKAAHSETVGWVGGDDERRSARIPKIFFLRERANELV, translated from the coding sequence ATGCCCGCACTTTGGAGCATGGGAGTGAAAGCAGACAAAGCCATCGCAACCTACCGGCGCATGCGGGCGCAGCCGCCGTGGCGTCTGCTTGCCTCGACTACCGGGCCTACCGTCATTGGCCTGCTTCAATCTCATCTGTATGAGGGCGAGCGAAGCCTCCCTGCCTCCATTTTTCACGAACGCATCGCAAGAGATCTGGAAGAGCTGCGCGCCCAAGGTGAAGACTTTCCTCAAACGGCGCAGGCGTATGTCGCCAGCTGGCTCGCCGATGGGTTCCTGGAGCGACGCTTCCCGGCTGGGGCTTCAGAGGAGGAATATGAACTCTCCACGGCGGCCGTCGAAGCCATTCGGTTTGTATCTGGACTGGCACAGCCGCACTCCGCTGCAACCGAAAGTCGCCTGACGCTCGTCATTGAAGCCTTGGCCCGACTTGCCGAGGACACCGACACTGACAAATTCCGCCGCATCGACCGGCTCATGGCCGAGCAAGCCCGCATCGACAAGGAGATTGACGCTATCCAGAAGGGGCAGATGCGCGTGCTGCCTCATACAATGGCGCTCGAGCGCACGCGGGAGATCATCATGCTGGCCGACGATCTGGCCGGTGATTTCCGCCGTGTCCGCGATCAGTTCGACCAGCTCAATCGCGATCTCCGTGAACGCATCATGGACAACGATGGCAATCGTGGAGATGTGCTGGATTCGCTGTTCGCCGGAATAGACCTGATTTCAGAGAGCGACGCCGGAAGGACTTTCTCCGCTTTCTGGCGATTGCTTACGGACCCAGAACAGGCGGCCACGCTCGACCAGGCGCTCGATAACGTCATGTCGCGGGAGTTCGTGGGGCAGCTCGAAGCCAAGGAAAGACGATTCCTACTGCGGCTAACGCGCACCCTTCTTGAGCAGGGCGGCATGGTTCACGAGGTGCTCCAGACTTTCGCGCGCAGCCTGAAGCACTTCGTCCAGAGTCGTGAATACCTCGAGCAACGCCGACTCAACCACCTACTGAAAGACGCCCAGCGCGCAGCACTGGCCCTGAAGAACGAGGTCAGGGCCACAGAAACCCTCCAGTACACGCTTGAGCTCACGAGCAGTCGATTGCGCTCCTTGTCCCAATGGGTGCTGCACGACCCATCACTACAAGCATTACCCGGGCAGATGGCAGAAGGGGATGCGCCGCCAATCGACCTGGAGTCTGTGAGCGAACTGGTCGCACAGTCGGAAATCGACTTCCGAACACTGAAGGCCAACGTGTTGGCAGTCCTGGATCAGCGCTCTCAGGCATCGATTGCCGACGTGCTGGAGCAGTTCCCCGCTGCACAGGGGTTGGGCAGCGTCGTCGGCCTGCTTGCGTTGGGCAGTCGGCATGGGTTCAAGGCCGCCCACAGTGAAACCGTAGGCTGGGTTGGAGGCGACGACGAGCGTCGTAGCGCCCGAATTCCAAAGATCTTCTTTTTGAGGGAGCGGGCCAATGAACTGGTCTGA
- a CDS encoding DUF4194 domain-containing protein has translation MNWSENDEAAMPAEAQAPDAAQAPANTLFMGDTGELPLDTRRALVQLLAGPSLDRRRHPKLWPILVRDEAVIRRRLAELFLELVIDRDVQVAFTRQADTGDLEVPLLLRRAQLTFIDSILLLHLRQRLTQADSQGDRAVVSTDEITEFLSLYERAANTDRAGFVKRVHASIEKIKKHSILQKIRSSEDRFEISPTLKLLFSAEEIQALTHLYQRMAAGETPAQLVQTEADEEADQ, from the coding sequence ATGAACTGGTCTGAGAACGACGAAGCGGCAATGCCAGCCGAAGCACAAGCACCAGATGCTGCTCAGGCACCCGCCAACACCCTGTTCATGGGCGACACCGGCGAGTTGCCGCTGGATACCCGGCGCGCCCTGGTGCAGCTACTGGCAGGGCCATCGCTCGACAGACGTCGACATCCAAAACTCTGGCCGATCTTGGTACGAGACGAAGCGGTGATCCGTCGGCGCCTTGCCGAGCTGTTTCTCGAACTGGTTATCGACAGAGACGTACAAGTGGCTTTCACGCGCCAGGCAGATACCGGCGACCTTGAGGTGCCTCTCCTGTTGCGTCGCGCCCAGCTTACGTTCATTGACTCCATTCTGCTGCTTCACCTTCGCCAACGACTGACCCAGGCGGACTCGCAGGGCGACCGTGCCGTGGTGTCGACAGACGAGATCACAGAGTTTCTCTCCCTCTACGAGCGCGCCGCCAATACCGACCGTGCAGGGTTCGTGAAACGAGTTCACGCCTCCATTGAGAAGATTAAGAAGCACAGCATCCTGCAGAAGATTCGCTCGAGCGAGGATCGCTTCGAGATTTCGCCGACGCTGAAGCTCCTCTTCTCGGCGGAGGAAATACAAGCGCTGACGCACCTGTATCAGCGCATGGCGGCCGGAGAGACACCAGCGCAATTGGTTCAGACTGAAGCTGATGAGGAGGCCGACCAATGA
- a CDS encoding ATP-binding protein, with protein sequence MIPKPQTASLFAREQFRMTRLQVYNWGTFSGLHDVPISERGFLFVGRSGAGKSTLLDAFSALLTPPRWIDFNAAAREADRSGRDRNLVTYIRGAWAEQKDGESGEIATRYLRAGTTWSALALTYQNALGQSVVLVQVFWLRGNANGNADVKRHHLVMERAFDLRELEDFGQSNFDIRKLKQSFPEAFARDEFRPYCERFCRLLGIESEMALRLLHKTQSAKNLGDLNTFLRDFMLDKPETFEVADRLVSEFGELSAAHQAVVTAREQVQTLAPARDQHIRRDSLMLQRNGLDELRLGVDGYRETRRIDLLKQHVESLQVQASGTEGEVSRRQSTLDNHSTTLRDLERQHREAGGDQIEQWEAEKLGLEGQRTDRLRKRGQAEDACKKLGWSLPDSPQSFAELLGSARQEVENWEQRSNDSRAEQFRLDREKKDAETAFSQALKEVQALQRQPSNIPADMLEMRRDIAAAIGISESALPFVGELVEVKPDEAEWQGAIERVLHGFALSLLVDERQYSALANHINTTHLGQRLVYYRTGRPETWQAKPIGANSLVLKLNVKEGTYADWLQAELRQRFDYACVDSIQSFRSADRAITREGQVKHSKTRHEKDDRRSVGDRRNWVLGFDNREKLELFQAQAQELADTISRLGGEIDKLSDQDKNRATRAIQCQTLVNLQWQEIDLLPLLDRISTIERQIREAREGNTALLQISQRIDKQKDLVEQADKDLREAKVAHDSVLKQIKDSTQKLESLLQDASRVSLTPHQIKGLDERFTQQSDVIRLESLDKVTTAVERGLNTEISEIKDKIAECEKEIEARFADFKRQWPMDAGDMDTSLASAPDFFAKLVRLETDGLPAYEQRFFELLQNQSHQNLAALSTYLNDARKAILERMDLVNDSLGQVPFNQSANQRTYLHIDASDRQLVDVKEFKQEIQQALSHAWTEDREFAEARFLALRRLVDRLASQDPEQKRWRETVLDVRQHVEFIGREIDESGVEIEIYRSGAGKSGGQRQKLATTCLAAALRYQLGGNDHGVPMYAPVVLDEAFDKADNEFTALAMNIFTNFGFQMVVATPLKSVMTLEPFIGGACFVDISDRRVSGVLLIEYDGDRQRLKLPEHAREEASVEAS encoded by the coding sequence ATGATCCCGAAACCCCAAACCGCCTCTTTGTTTGCCCGCGAGCAGTTCCGGATGACCCGCCTGCAGGTTTACAACTGGGGGACTTTCTCCGGCCTGCACGACGTGCCGATCAGCGAGCGAGGCTTTCTGTTTGTAGGTCGATCCGGCGCTGGGAAGTCAACGCTTCTCGATGCATTTTCGGCATTGCTGACGCCACCTCGCTGGATCGATTTCAACGCGGCTGCGCGCGAGGCGGACCGCAGTGGCCGTGACCGGAACCTCGTCACCTACATACGTGGTGCGTGGGCTGAACAGAAGGATGGGGAGTCGGGAGAAATCGCAACTCGCTACCTGCGCGCGGGGACGACCTGGTCTGCCTTGGCGCTGACCTACCAGAATGCGTTGGGTCAGTCTGTGGTGCTGGTTCAGGTGTTCTGGCTGCGAGGCAATGCGAACGGCAACGCCGACGTCAAACGCCACCACCTCGTCATGGAGCGGGCCTTTGACCTGCGCGAGCTCGAGGACTTCGGCCAATCCAACTTCGACATCCGTAAGCTCAAGCAGTCCTTCCCGGAGGCATTCGCCCGCGACGAATTTCGTCCCTATTGCGAACGGTTCTGTCGCCTGCTTGGCATCGAGAGCGAAATGGCGCTGCGTTTGCTGCACAAAACCCAGTCGGCCAAGAATCTCGGCGACCTCAATACCTTCCTGCGCGACTTCATGCTCGACAAGCCCGAGACCTTCGAGGTGGCGGATCGCTTGGTCAGCGAATTCGGCGAACTCAGTGCGGCCCACCAGGCAGTCGTCACGGCCCGCGAGCAGGTTCAAACGCTCGCGCCAGCGCGGGACCAGCACATCCGTAGGGACTCGTTGATGCTGCAGCGCAATGGCTTGGATGAGCTTCGACTGGGCGTGGACGGCTACCGAGAGACCCGCCGCATTGATCTGCTCAAGCAGCATGTCGAATCCCTGCAGGTGCAAGCGAGTGGCACTGAAGGCGAAGTCAGTCGACGTCAAAGCACTCTGGATAACCATTCCACGACCTTGCGCGATCTGGAGCGACAGCACCGTGAAGCAGGCGGTGATCAGATCGAGCAATGGGAAGCCGAGAAATTGGGGCTGGAGGGTCAGCGCACAGATCGCCTGCGCAAACGCGGTCAGGCCGAAGATGCGTGCAAGAAGCTGGGCTGGAGTCTCCCGGATTCGCCTCAATCTTTCGCTGAGCTGTTGGGCAGCGCGCGGCAGGAAGTCGAAAACTGGGAGCAGCGCAGCAACGATAGCCGCGCCGAGCAGTTCCGCCTGGACAGAGAAAAGAAGGATGCCGAGACCGCGTTTTCGCAAGCACTGAAAGAGGTGCAGGCACTTCAGCGCCAGCCATCGAACATTCCGGCGGACATGCTGGAAATGCGTCGAGACATCGCTGCCGCCATCGGAATCTCGGAGTCGGCGCTTCCCTTTGTTGGCGAACTCGTCGAGGTGAAGCCTGACGAGGCCGAATGGCAGGGAGCCATCGAGCGCGTACTGCACGGATTTGCGCTCTCACTCCTGGTAGACGAACGCCAGTATTCGGCATTGGCCAATCACATCAACACCACCCACCTTGGGCAGCGCTTGGTGTATTACCGGACTGGCCGCCCGGAGACGTGGCAGGCCAAGCCCATTGGTGCCAATTCGCTCGTCCTCAAGCTGAACGTCAAGGAGGGGACGTATGCCGATTGGCTCCAGGCCGAACTACGGCAACGCTTCGATTACGCGTGCGTCGACTCTATTCAGTCCTTCAGGAGCGCAGATCGAGCCATCACCCGTGAAGGCCAGGTCAAGCACAGCAAAACCCGGCACGAAAAAGACGACCGTAGAAGTGTCGGCGACCGACGAAACTGGGTGCTCGGATTCGATAACCGGGAGAAGCTCGAGCTCTTTCAAGCTCAGGCGCAGGAACTGGCTGACACCATTTCTCGCCTCGGCGGGGAGATCGACAAACTCTCCGACCAAGACAAGAATCGTGCGACCCGAGCGATACAGTGCCAAACCCTGGTGAATCTCCAGTGGCAAGAAATAGATCTGCTCCCATTGCTGGATCGCATTTCCACCATTGAGCGACAGATCCGCGAAGCGCGGGAAGGCAATACAGCCCTACTGCAAATCAGTCAACGGATCGACAAGCAAAAGGACCTGGTTGAGCAGGCTGACAAGGATCTCCGCGAAGCCAAGGTCGCGCATGACTCAGTTCTCAAGCAGATCAAAGACAGCACGCAAAAGCTCGAATCCCTCCTTCAAGATGCTTCCAGAGTTTCATTGACCCCCCACCAGATCAAGGGGCTCGACGAACGATTCACCCAGCAGTCAGACGTGATCAGGCTCGAAAGCCTCGACAAGGTAACAACTGCTGTTGAGAGAGGGCTCAACACAGAAATCAGTGAGATCAAAGATAAGATCGCCGAGTGCGAGAAAGAAATAGAAGCACGCTTTGCCGATTTCAAACGGCAATGGCCGATGGACGCGGGCGATATGGACACGAGCCTTGCCAGCGCGCCAGACTTCTTCGCCAAACTGGTTCGGCTGGAGACGGATGGTCTGCCCGCCTATGAGCAGCGGTTCTTTGAATTGCTGCAGAACCAAAGTCACCAGAATCTGGCGGCGCTTTCCACCTACCTGAACGATGCGCGTAAGGCGATCCTGGAACGGATGGATCTGGTCAACGACAGCCTTGGCCAGGTGCCCTTCAACCAGAGCGCCAATCAACGCACTTATCTCCACATCGACGCCAGTGACCGGCAGCTTGTCGACGTCAAGGAGTTCAAGCAGGAGATCCAGCAGGCGCTGAGCCATGCATGGACGGAGGATCGCGAGTTTGCCGAGGCACGGTTTCTGGCCTTGCGACGACTTGTTGATCGACTCGCCAGTCAGGACCCCGAGCAAAAGCGCTGGCGTGAGACTGTGCTCGATGTTCGACAGCATGTCGAGTTCATCGGACGGGAAATCGATGAAAGCGGTGTCGAGATCGAGATCTACCGCAGCGGAGCAGGCAAGTCTGGCGGCCAACGGCAGAAGCTAGCCACCACGTGCTTGGCCGCAGCCCTGCGATATCAACTGGGCGGGAACGACCACGGCGTGCCGATGTACGCGCCCGTCGTGCTGGATGAAGCCTTCGACAAGGCGGATAATGAGTTCACCGCTTTGGCGATGAACATCTTTACCAATTTCGGATTCCAGATGGTGGTCGCTACGCCGTTGAAGTCAGTCATGACCCTTGAACCATTCATCGGTGGTGCCTGTTTCGTGGATATCAGCGATCGGCGAGTCTCAGGCGTCCTGCTGATCGAGTACGACGGTGATCGTCAGCGGTTGAAGCTGCCAGAGCACGCACGAGAGGAGGCTAGCGTTGAAGCTTCCTGA
- a CDS encoding Wadjet anti-phage system protein JetD domain-containing protein — protein MKLPEDVRQLLARRFQSKHREWLIGDPGEVQWPLEVPLGIPTEQAALRQVDGVRAWVSAWQGWQGVGTLSWCERRWKALGVQRLPEKLALRGPEDVALWIGASARWVRALSRYQTLTALWPVLAQQLPRYFDVLADYRDADFHRLAEMLDWINRNPKSNLYPRQIPVAGADSKWLDSRKGIISDLIATLQGDPTGERDFFWRCGLRAQPQLLRMRVLDPELRTRLGGLGDISAPCEEFASIGVRPKHVFVVENLQTGLAFDDLPGAVVIMRLGYAVDVLGQLPWLQQAQCIYWGDIDTHGFAILNRARTYIPSLKAVLMDESTLMSHRDLWVEEKDQHSSTELPLLTNTEQRLYQSIKGNAWDQQVRLEQERIRWDVAWNAIQESIR, from the coding sequence TTGAAGCTTCCTGAAGATGTTCGGCAGCTTCTTGCCCGTCGCTTTCAAAGCAAGCACCGCGAATGGTTGATCGGTGATCCGGGCGAGGTCCAATGGCCGCTGGAAGTTCCGCTCGGCATTCCGACGGAGCAGGCTGCACTGAGACAAGTCGACGGCGTTCGTGCTTGGGTGAGCGCATGGCAAGGCTGGCAAGGGGTCGGCACACTATCTTGGTGTGAGCGGCGATGGAAAGCGCTTGGCGTTCAGCGACTGCCAGAGAAACTGGCGTTACGAGGCCCTGAAGATGTTGCCCTGTGGATCGGTGCATCCGCACGGTGGGTTCGCGCCCTGTCTCGGTATCAGACGCTCACTGCTCTCTGGCCGGTACTTGCGCAGCAGTTGCCGAGATATTTTGATGTCCTCGCTGACTACCGCGATGCCGATTTCCATCGACTGGCAGAGATGTTGGATTGGATCAATCGCAATCCGAAATCGAATCTCTACCCACGACAAATTCCGGTTGCCGGTGCCGACAGCAAATGGCTGGATTCTCGAAAGGGCATCATCTCTGACTTGATTGCAACGCTCCAGGGTGACCCAACAGGAGAGCGCGACTTCTTCTGGCGCTGCGGCTTGAGGGCACAGCCGCAGTTATTGCGCATGCGCGTTCTAGACCCGGAGTTAAGAACCCGTTTGGGCGGTCTTGGCGATATCTCCGCTCCCTGTGAGGAGTTCGCAAGCATTGGTGTACGACCAAAGCATGTCTTCGTTGTTGAGAACCTTCAAACTGGCCTTGCTTTTGATGATCTACCAGGGGCAGTTGTGATCATGCGACTAGGCTACGCGGTTGACGTTTTGGGACAGCTTCCATGGCTACAACAGGCGCAATGTATCTACTGGGGTGACATCGATACTCATGGCTTTGCCATTCTTAATCGAGCCAGAACATACATCCCAAGCCTGAAGGCCGTGCTGATGGATGAGTCAACGCTGATGAGTCATCGCGATTTATGGGTCGAGGAGAAAGACCAGCACTCTTCCACAGAACTCCCACTACTCACCAATACCGAACAAAGGCTCTACCAGTCGATTAAAGGAAATGCCTGGGACCAACAAGTCCGCCTCGAACAGGAGCGGATACGCTGGGATGTGGCGTGGAATGCCATACAGGAAAGTATTCGATGA
- a CDS encoding IS5 family transposase (programmed frameshift), with protein sequence MEITPEQFALVEHCLPKQRGNVSMTNLQVVNAMLYVAEHGCKWRGLPKRFGNWHTIYTRMRRWTQSGVLDKMFEQLQREQVVRIKIEAVSLDSTSIKVHPDGTGAPKKNGPQAIGKSRGGWNTKIHMVAADARTAVTFGLSPGQAHDAPEGRRLLASLGATSRPIHLLMDRAYEGNQTRQLALDLGFIPVVPPISTRIEPWEYDREMYKRRNEVERLFRRLKGFRRIFSRFEKLDAMFLGFLSFVLVVDGLRVLC encoded by the exons ATGGAGATCACACCTGAGCAATTTGCCCTTGTCGAACATTGTCTGCCCAAGCAGCGAGGCAACGTCAGCATGACCAATTTGCAAGTGGTCAACGCGATGCTGTACGTTGCAGAACATGGCTGCAAGTGGCGGGGCCTGCCAAAGCGGTTCGGCAACTGGCACACGATCTACACGCGCATGCGTCGCTGGACCCAGTCGGGTGTACTGGACAAGATGTTCGAGCAACTGCAGCGCGAGCAGGTCGTGCGCATCAAGATCGAGGCGGTGTCGCTGGACAGCACCAGCATCAAGGTGCATCCCGATGGGACAGGTGCGC CTAAAAAAAACGGCCCCCAGGCTATCGGCAAGTCCCGAGGCGGATGGAACACCAAGATTCATATGGTTGCCGCGGATGCTCGAACGGCCGTAACGTTTGGCTTGTCCCCCGGGCAGGCGCACGATGCGCCAGAAGGTAGGCGGTTGCTCGCGAGCCTGGGCGCAACGAGTCGTCCCATTCACTTGCTGATGGACCGGGCCTATGAAGGCAACCAGACGCGTCAGCTCGCTCTGGACCTCGGTTTTATCCCAGTGGTCCCACCGATCAGCACCCGCATCGAACCCTGGGAATACGACCGAGAGATGTACAAGCGCCGCAACGAAGTCGAGCGCTTGTTTCGCCGCTTAAAAGGGTTTCGGAGGATATTTTCTCGCTTCGAAAAACTCGATGCGATGTTCCTCGGCTTTCTCAGCTTCGTGCTGGTTGTCGATGGTCTTCGTGTTTTGTGTTAA
- a CDS encoding helicase produces MDLMADSDEFTTLRAENGRLIALLESHGIEWRAQQQPSAPPVEPSRLSTDEKVAIFRRLFRGRTDVFPVRWESKTTG; encoded by the coding sequence ATGGATTTGATGGCGGACAGTGATGAGTTCACCACGCTGCGCGCGGAGAACGGCCGGCTGATCGCGCTGCTCGAATCGCACGGCATCGAATGGCGGGCACAGCAGCAGCCGTCCGCACCGCCCGTCGAGCCATCGAGACTGTCCACCGACGAGAAGGTCGCTATCTTCCGACGGCTCTTCCGCGGCCGTACCGATGTGTTCCCTGTCCGATGGGAAAGTAAGACCACGGGCTAG
- a CDS encoding nucleotidyl transferase AbiEii/AbiGii toxin family protein, which produces MNQTYLDTARLLTQVAPLVFVDDTFALKGGTAINLFVRDMPRLSVDLDLVFPDHTSPRDEALALINEAVRQAAERLKKRGFQTHTPAAAAGETKLLVRRGSIQVKVEVNFVMRGTVQPVRHASLTPTARDVLMADLDIPVVSLEDVYGGKLVAALDRQHPRDLFDVMQLFAHEGITPGIRRAFVVYLSSSNRPIHEVLFTPLRDIRHDYEHNFQGMTAEPVPLDALLAARERMVREIQQGLDENERRFLLSLAAGTPQWSLLGIAHLEHLPGIRWKLHNLAQLQKTDAKKFAEQADTLAARLG; this is translated from the coding sequence ATGAACCAGACCTATCTCGATACCGCGCGCCTGCTGACGCAGGTGGCGCCGCTGGTGTTCGTGGACGACACCTTCGCATTGAAGGGCGGCACGGCAATCAATCTGTTCGTGCGCGACATGCCGCGTCTGTCGGTCGATCTCGATTTGGTTTTTCCCGATCACACGTCGCCGCGTGACGAGGCGCTGGCGCTCATCAACGAGGCCGTCAGGCAAGCCGCCGAGCGGCTGAAGAAGCGAGGGTTCCAGACACACACGCCGGCGGCGGCAGCAGGGGAGACGAAGCTGCTGGTGCGCCGTGGCTCGATCCAGGTCAAGGTCGAAGTCAACTTCGTCATGCGTGGCACGGTGCAGCCGGTGCGTCACGCGTCACTCACGCCGACCGCGCGCGACGTGCTGATGGCCGATCTGGACATCCCGGTGGTGTCGTTGGAGGACGTGTACGGCGGCAAGCTGGTTGCGGCGTTGGATCGGCAGCACCCGCGCGACCTGTTCGACGTGATGCAGCTCTTTGCACACGAGGGCATCACGCCCGGCATCCGGCGCGCCTTCGTGGTCTATCTGTCCAGCAGCAACCGGCCGATCCATGAAGTGCTGTTCACACCATTGCGGGACATCCGGCACGACTACGAGCACAACTTTCAAGGCATGACGGCCGAGCCGGTGCCGCTCGATGCGCTGCTCGCCGCGCGAGAACGTATGGTGCGCGAAATCCAGCAGGGCTTGGACGAGAACGAAAGACGCTTCCTGCTGTCGCTGGCTGCCGGCACACCGCAGTGGTCGTTGCTCGGCATCGCGCACCTCGAACACCTGCCGGGCATCCGTTGGAAGCTGCACAACCTGGCGCAGTTGCAGAAGACCGATGCGAAGAAGTTTGCCGAGCAAGCAGATACGCTGGCCGCACGGTTGGGGTAG